A genome region from Hevea brasiliensis isolate MT/VB/25A 57/8 chromosome 9, ASM3005281v1, whole genome shotgun sequence includes the following:
- the LOC110647702 gene encoding aspartyl protease APCB1-like isoform X1 — translation MDSDNSPRIKGVVIISLPPHDNPSLGKTITAFTLTDDYYNYPQSHQTHLQPPSLTLQDYQLPVQSLLPPTPPPMPQNPQIQYSSSRLSIATPRRLLGLVCIYLFALILYSSVFSRTLQELNASDDDQKTKSFIFPLFHKVVIREISHSDLKHKPLRFVYKESWVAPADDAIGPHENNKLASLGAAVDSSTNLPVRGNVFPDGLYFTYVLVGSPPRAYYLDIDTASDLSWIQCDAPCSSCAKGANALYKPRRDNIVTPKDALCMELQRNQKAGTGYCEMCQQCDYEIEYADHSSSMGVLARDELHLTMANGSSTKLNFIFGCAYDQQGLLLNTLAKTDGILGLSKAKVSLPSQLANQGIIKNVVGHCLSSDAGGGGYMFLGDDFVPQWGMAWVPMLDNLSIESYQTQIMKVNYGSTPLSSGGQGRTRQIVFDSGSSYTYFPKEAYSELVSSLKVASWEGLIQDTSDPTLPFCWRAKFPIRSVTDVRQFFKTLTLQFGSKWWIISTKFRIPPEGYLVISNKGNVCLGILDGSKVHDGSTIILGDISLRGQLVIYDNVNKKIGWAPSTCVKPTRLESLPFFEGETIS, via the exons AAAACCATCACTGCTTTTACTCTCACTGATGATTATTATAACTATCCACAATCTCACCAAACCCATCTCCAACCGCCCTCTCTAACCCTTCAAGATTACCAGCTTCCTGTCCAATCCTTACTACCACCAACACCACCACCGATGCCGCAAAAtcctcaaattcaatactcatcaTCAAGGCTCTCCATTGCTACCCCGAGAAGGCTCTTAGGGCTTGTGTGTATCTATCTTTTTGCTCTTATTCTCTATAGTTCTGTATTTTCAAGAACCCTTCAGGAATTGAATGCTTCTGACGATGATCAAAAGACCAAGTCTTTTATCTTTCCCTTGTTTCATAAAGTTGTTATTCGTGAGATTTCACACAGTGATCTTAAACATAAACCGCTAAGGTTTGTCTACAAGGAGAGTTGGGTAGCACCTGCTGATGATGCGATTGGTCCCCATGAAAATAACAAGTTAGCTTCTTTAGGGGCTGCTGTGGATTCATCTACCAATTTGCCCGTTAGGGGCAACGTTTTTCCAGATGG ATTGTATTTCACATATGTACTTGTTGGGAGTCCTCCAAGAGCTTACTATCTTGATATTGATACTGCAAGCGATTTATCATGGATTCAATGTGACGCTCCTTGCAGTAGCTGTGCCAAG GGAGCAAATGCTTTATACAAGCCAAGAAGAGACAATATCGTAACTCCCAAGGACGCATTATGCATGGAACTGCAAAGAAATCAGAAGGCAGGGACAGGGTATTGTGAAATGTGCCAACAATGTGACTATGAGATTGAATATGCAGATCATAGCTCCTCCATGGGAGTTCTTGCAAGAGATGAACTTCACCTTACGATGGCAAATGGATCTTCAACtaagttaaattttatttttgg GTGTGCTTATGATCAACAAGGCTTACTTTTAAACACTCTGGCAAAGACAGATGGGATCCTTGGACTAAGCAAAGCTAAAGTCAGTTTACCTTCTCAGTTGGCAAACCAGGGGATAATAAAAAATGTGGTAGGTCATTGCCTTAGCAGTGATGCAGGCGGTGGTGGATATATGTTCTTAGGTGATGATTTTGTACCACAATGGGGCATGGCATGGGTTCCTATGCTCGATAATCTTTCCAT AGAATCTTATCAGACACAGATTATGAAGGTGAATTATGGAAGCACCCCACTTAGTTCAGGTGGACAGGGCAGAACAAGACAGATAGTGTTTGATAGTGGCAGTTCTTATACATACTTCCCAAAAGAAGCTTACTCTGAATTGGTTTCATCT cttaAAGTGGCTTCTTGGGAGGGACTTATCCAAGATACATCAGACCCAACACTGCCCTTCTGTTGGCGAGCCAAATTCCCTATCAG ATCTGTTACAGATGTTAGGCAGTTCTTCAAGACTTTAACCCTTCAATTTGGGAGCAAATGGTGGATTATCTCCACAAAGTTTCGAATTCCTCCAGAAGGCTACTTGGTCATTAGT AATAAAGGCAATGTGTGCTTGGGTATTCTTGATGGAAGCAAGGTGCATGATGGATCCACAATCATACTTGGAG ACATATCATTACGTGGGCAATTGGTCATATATGATAATGTAAACAAGAAAATTGGGTGGGCTCCGTCAACTTGTGTGAAGCCAACAAGACTCGAGAGCCTGCCATTCTTTGAGGGAGAGACCATATCATAA
- the LOC110647702 gene encoding aspartyl protease APCB1-like isoform X2 codes for MDSDNSPRIKGVVIISLPPHDNPSLGKTITAFTLTDDYYNYPQSHQTHLQPPSLTLQDYQLPVQSLLPPTPPPMPQNPQIQYSSSRLSIATPRRLLGLVCIYLFALILYSSVFSRTLQELNASDDDQKTKSFIFPLFHKVVIREISHSDLKHKPLRFVYKESWVAPADDAIGPHENNKLASLGAAVDSSTNLPVRGNVFPDGLYFTYVLVGSPPRAYYLDIDTASDLSWIQCDAPCSSCAKGANALYKPRRDNIVTPKDALCMELQRNQKAGTGYCEMCQQCDYEIEYADHSSSMGVLARDELHLTMANGSSTKCAYDQQGLLLNTLAKTDGILGLSKAKVSLPSQLANQGIIKNVVGHCLSSDAGGGGYMFLGDDFVPQWGMAWVPMLDNLSIESYQTQIMKVNYGSTPLSSGGQGRTRQIVFDSGSSYTYFPKEAYSELVSSLKVASWEGLIQDTSDPTLPFCWRAKFPIRSVTDVRQFFKTLTLQFGSKWWIISTKFRIPPEGYLVISNKGNVCLGILDGSKVHDGSTIILGDISLRGQLVIYDNVNKKIGWAPSTCVKPTRLESLPFFEGETIS; via the exons AAAACCATCACTGCTTTTACTCTCACTGATGATTATTATAACTATCCACAATCTCACCAAACCCATCTCCAACCGCCCTCTCTAACCCTTCAAGATTACCAGCTTCCTGTCCAATCCTTACTACCACCAACACCACCACCGATGCCGCAAAAtcctcaaattcaatactcatcaTCAAGGCTCTCCATTGCTACCCCGAGAAGGCTCTTAGGGCTTGTGTGTATCTATCTTTTTGCTCTTATTCTCTATAGTTCTGTATTTTCAAGAACCCTTCAGGAATTGAATGCTTCTGACGATGATCAAAAGACCAAGTCTTTTATCTTTCCCTTGTTTCATAAAGTTGTTATTCGTGAGATTTCACACAGTGATCTTAAACATAAACCGCTAAGGTTTGTCTACAAGGAGAGTTGGGTAGCACCTGCTGATGATGCGATTGGTCCCCATGAAAATAACAAGTTAGCTTCTTTAGGGGCTGCTGTGGATTCATCTACCAATTTGCCCGTTAGGGGCAACGTTTTTCCAGATGG ATTGTATTTCACATATGTACTTGTTGGGAGTCCTCCAAGAGCTTACTATCTTGATATTGATACTGCAAGCGATTTATCATGGATTCAATGTGACGCTCCTTGCAGTAGCTGTGCCAAG GGAGCAAATGCTTTATACAAGCCAAGAAGAGACAATATCGTAACTCCCAAGGACGCATTATGCATGGAACTGCAAAGAAATCAGAAGGCAGGGACAGGGTATTGTGAAATGTGCCAACAATGTGACTATGAGATTGAATATGCAGATCATAGCTCCTCCATGGGAGTTCTTGCAAGAGATGAACTTCACCTTACGATGGCAAATGGATCTTCAACtaa GTGTGCTTATGATCAACAAGGCTTACTTTTAAACACTCTGGCAAAGACAGATGGGATCCTTGGACTAAGCAAAGCTAAAGTCAGTTTACCTTCTCAGTTGGCAAACCAGGGGATAATAAAAAATGTGGTAGGTCATTGCCTTAGCAGTGATGCAGGCGGTGGTGGATATATGTTCTTAGGTGATGATTTTGTACCACAATGGGGCATGGCATGGGTTCCTATGCTCGATAATCTTTCCAT AGAATCTTATCAGACACAGATTATGAAGGTGAATTATGGAAGCACCCCACTTAGTTCAGGTGGACAGGGCAGAACAAGACAGATAGTGTTTGATAGTGGCAGTTCTTATACATACTTCCCAAAAGAAGCTTACTCTGAATTGGTTTCATCT cttaAAGTGGCTTCTTGGGAGGGACTTATCCAAGATACATCAGACCCAACACTGCCCTTCTGTTGGCGAGCCAAATTCCCTATCAG ATCTGTTACAGATGTTAGGCAGTTCTTCAAGACTTTAACCCTTCAATTTGGGAGCAAATGGTGGATTATCTCCACAAAGTTTCGAATTCCTCCAGAAGGCTACTTGGTCATTAGT AATAAAGGCAATGTGTGCTTGGGTATTCTTGATGGAAGCAAGGTGCATGATGGATCCACAATCATACTTGGAG ACATATCATTACGTGGGCAATTGGTCATATATGATAATGTAAACAAGAAAATTGGGTGGGCTCCGTCAACTTGTGTGAAGCCAACAAGACTCGAGAGCCTGCCATTCTTTGAGGGAGAGACCATATCATAA